The genomic window agagactagttgcggccctgcacacATGCATAAAGTTCCATAACATTACTTCTGATCTTGGTTAAATTTTAGATTCCAATTTTAACAGTAATCTCATGTTTTATTGTATGTAAAGgcattcaatatatatttttttccatatatgTTTTACATAGACATTGAACAAGTCTAATAAATATATCATATAAATTCTTTAGTGTGCAGTGTAAACCGCATAAGTTAACTTTGTTGCCATAATACTTATGCCTTTTATACCGCCCACTAATGAATTATTATGCAGGATTCACAATGGTGTGATGGATGCTAAAGTTGCGACGTTACGGAAggatgtgacaaaaaaaaatccagaagTACCTagctattttttaatgtaattgtaaaaaattgtaaacaagcaCTTATATAAATTGTTAACAACCATCTAAATTTGTCAATTCTTGAAATGTTATCTTATTTGTATACTTTGCTTTGTTTTTGTCACATCTGGCGATAAATAAATGGAAATACTTTCTattgtaaaaaacattttgtgttgAGCATGTTTGTGATGTTTGTTGAAAAACTTTACCACTTATGATCCTGTGAAAATTCTCTTGCATCTGCCGTGCTGCTGTGTAGTATACATTTGTGCAATGTAAGATATGTTTTGGGTGAAAAGTCTAAATTTTCTTGGCTTTGATTTTTAATGCTATCATTTGAAGTTTCTCTCATAATAATAGAGATTGAGGAAAACAGAAAACACTTGAAAAACTTGCAATTTACTTATACATTTAGTTTCAATATTTTGAGAAAGAACACTTGTCTGTACCCTTCTGCTTTTAAAGCACGGTGCTGAGGATGCACTAGTCTGCCAGCAGCATTTTAACTTATTTCACATAATTAAATAAAGAACAAGAAGAAATAtagattaaaatgtttaaaacaaaatttcctaCACTCTCACTCTTGTAATGTTTCAGGACTAGTAGAGTTGAACAGATGTGTACAAAAATATTGGAGTTTCAAAATGTGTATTTGTAAGATAATTGGGAAACATTAGAATCCCCAACAaagttttcggaatttttaatttcattgctCATAGCGGTTGCTACATTTGTCTTGTGGCAAATTTTTGCAAACACATATATGtatgaagtacaaaaaaaatgtgaaaaattctGTTCAGCAACAAGATTGTATAGGTTGCATTCATTGTAAGGgttctttttaactttttttctgtttttttttttggtctgtaATTTTATTGGGCCATTACAGTGGCCATCACTTACTTGAATGAAGAATCTGTGCCAGACAAAGCACTAGATGCTGTTCACATGCAGTTGGGATCGTACGAGAAGACATACAAGCTGTATTTGAACGTGCATCACTGCGTCAGTGCGTGTGTGCGAATACCATTGCCTTTGCTGAAACTTGATCACGTGCAGGAAGCAGTTGGAGATTTAAAGTAAGAACTGCATGCCATCTGAATTCGGAATACTGATTCAATGTTTACATTATGAAGTTCTCTATGTGTGGATCACATTTTAAAGTACTCTAGATGGTAAAGGAAtcatgttattttgtttttagaatatAATTATGCAGCAGTGACATGTGTTTCTACAACACTTCATTGCTTtttacagtgtatttttttttaaacttgttcaTTTTACATtaactttataataataaaagatatttgtaaaaaaagaTATTAGTTTgatgatacaaaaaaataaacaaattctaGGTTAAGTTTGATCACCTATTATTGTTGTACCCATCTGGGTGGGTGAGTGAATTCATCTCTCAATTCCCATCTAGGCGATCTGGATTCTATTCCCTGCGGGGCTAGAACCAGATTATTTGAGATTGGGAAACAGTGGACATAGCCGTGGGCTATTGGTTTTCTTGAAATACTTATGTTTCTCCTACCAGATATTTCCGTAGATTCTTCATTCTCATCTCATTCCTTCTCATAGTCTCTAATTGTGTGAACAATTTATTCGGTAATGCTCAGAAGTCTCTAATTGTGTGAACAATTTATTCGTTAATGCTCAGACAGATCTGCTTTTtgcaatggaaaataaaattggaaaacatggttttcataCACTACACACTTTAATGATTTTACCCTGAAtgaatggtttcttaattcctaatagtttgtgaaaaataatagtttataccTTAACTTACTATACCATCATCGGACGCCACGACTTCGTGgaacaaaaagtaaataaaaactgaaaaaatagGCTTTTCAAGTAATAGAGACATCcataaatttaccctgaaaacatatTTTCTTAATTCCCTActggtttgtaaaaaaataagtttaaagcttacattacaatacccaatacctgtgttttcacactaCCGCCGCTATTTATTGTTTACCCACGATCatgtatctctttgtttagcacaattgtagccaactatggagaataaaaatacactaattcttttgtttcatatattgaagtttatccctggattcTGAAGGCTTGaccctgttggcttgatcctgtggtacatgatgcttgctgttttagttcagtaagtcaaaagatcctgatggcattatCTTGTTGGCTTGATTCTGtgttacatgatgcttgctgttttaattcaataCTTTGAAAGATCCTATACATAAAAGAAATATTGTCATATAGTGAATTATGATCATAAGTCGAATAAAAAGGAATTTTGAACCTACAGTCATAATTCTTAATTATTTGGCAATATCTTTCATGTGCAGATTTTTCtaacgtactgaactaaaacagcaagcatcatgtacgacaggatcaagccaacaagATCATGCCATCACGATCAAGCTATCAGAATCCTGAGTTAAACTGAGATACATAAAACACCAGCCTATCAAACGCAGAATATACGATGGCTGTAATGAAACAATTCCTTGGAAacactgcaaaattcaatgtcaGCCAATTCAGTGCACAGCACATGTTCCTCAAAATGAACGACATTAACAATTCTATTCAAATTTTTGCCTTCCATAGACTCATCCGTTACAACGTGACTTAAATAagtacgtactttaaatgcaatgtagcaaaacaaacatttcgtaatacaattacaacacctacattgactatggttccctaaaaaaaaaacttaaaaaaaaaacacacgggtaaacaatgaatgtcggCGATAGGGTGAATACGCGGGtgttgtaatgtaagctgtaaactgtttttttttcttcacaaaccaataggaattaagaaaccttcctttcaAGGTTAATTCAGGAACATCTGAAATATATGAAAATCATATACTTATTCCTATTTTtcgcgggtaaacaatgaatggtgcGGCACCGTAAAAGCACAGGTATTCTAATGgaagatataaaaattttattttttcacaatcTAGTAAGAATTACAAAACCATCCCTTTGGAGTAAATTTAGAgacatgtgtagtgtgtgaaaaccacgtgttcctatttttttttcgttttgttctAAAAACTGCTCTGTCCGAATATTACCATTTATTCTTTGTACTTAGGTTTAAATAAGTGCATGATCTGTGGTTTGAACATTCACCAAAATTAGTTGACATTGTTACTTTTTCTAAAACAAACACATGGAAAAGTGGAACAATTTTcctttatttgtacatttatataattGTGTTAGAAAGTTCTGTTAAATTAAACTCAATGTAGAAAATTAGTTCTACATGTTTAgctttttaaagttatattttccCTAACTTTGATATGCTTGACTGAACAGACTTAGGTATATTCGATTTTTAACTGTTTTGGCTGTTGGCGACAGTGTCCTCATTGACTGTGATCTCTAACTTGTCGCACTCACGTAGCGAGGCTCGTTGGTTCGATTGAAATATTTTGGCATGACTCAAATTCAGGAGTCACGGTTATGCCTCTGAGCGTAACCGTGCGACATGAAACCCCATCCAACAAACAAACTGTACATGACAGTTTAGTTTGGTAGTTATGTTTTCAAAAACATACTTATATTTTTAGTGAAAAGTTAAAATTGAAGGAGAAATGTAATATGTGCTTATTTGTAGGCTAGCAACTGCCTTTTATGTTGTCAAAATTTCTTTATAATGTTGCTTTTgcacagtatatatatttttgtaatgatTATCACTGCATAGTGATTTAGTGGCTACAGCTTTTTTTTTCTAGACCATTGATTATTTTCATTGGAACTTGATTCAGCTGTCCTGAGACATTTTTTTGTTAGCGCACAATAACATAAGAAATTTTCATATTGTGTACcgtaaataatttcaataatttgatGTCGACCAGGGCTACGGCTGCCTTAAGTCGATGTGCTTTGTTCCATTCTCACTACACCCTCATCTCTGCCCACCAACATCTTCTATGTCCAGCACATACTTTCAAACCTCTCTCCAGCAGTGTGTATGCGTGTGGTTCACTCCGCCACCACAAGAGCACATGTAGAGTTTGTGCCACGTTCCACAtaatatttaattgcctaattactttaatttttgtttttacttttactttcaaGCCCCAAGTGCATATGCTTTAAGGTTATTACAATTCGGACAAAGTGGAGATATGCGCAAACAATTCAAAATGCATCCTCATTTGAGCAGTTTAGTTTTTGAACTAAAATACTAAATGCTGGAAGATGTAAGTAATattaataaaagttaaataattataatttaagtcAAAGGGTTTGAAGGGTGTGCAATGTTTCAACCATCAACACGTAATTAATCATGACTTAACTGTGATTCAGAAGCTTGCTGCAGCCGTGACACTTCGACTCCTGCCCAATCTCTCTTGACCACCGCCCGGAGTAGGAACTACCACAGCATCTCGATGACATCAACATTTGTAATTCCTGATCTGATAGCACACGCCATTCGTATTAATACTTTCAACCTTTTATTTTTCTCTTCGAGGCCTACTCCAGGTGGCAAACTGCTTCAAGTAATTACCTAAGTCCAGTAATGGATTTTTGACATCAAACGATTGCTTGTAACTTTCTAGGCCAGGTCACTGGCTGCCCTAGTCTGCATCTTAGCAGATTAATTGCTGTTGGTGTTTTTACAGTTATAATTGTGTTTCTGATGTTATGTATCGCATTTACCTCATGAAAATTACGTGGTAACTTTCTTGCCAGACACTCGTGAATACTTTGTCTGTCCAGGGATTGAGGTACTTGGGACACCTAAAGAGCCCACTGACGACCATCAACAGTACAAGTAATATCATGCCCGCTGCTCAGAGCATGCTAGTATTGTGTGTAAGTAAGAACAGAGGGGAAATGAAGCCTAACATCCACATGGGCCATGTCACGGCCCTCTGTTTGAGTCTTCACCTGGGTCCATGTGTAGGCGTCCAAGTTAATGACGAATATTTGTTCTCATTAAAGACGTACATTTCCCCTGACATAAAATTTATTGCATGTACATATTTGCTAATCTGATCTGTTCTAGCTGTTTTGATAATATAGTTAATGTTAAGTAAAATTTCAAATGAAATTATAGTTTGTTTGACAGTCACTTTTCCCGGATAGTTACACTATTGTAATTGTGTCCTTTTCAAAACCCCTCTTAATCTTGAGCCTCAATATGTTGTTTTGATTTCAAGGGTTTCAGAAGATGCCCAGAAGGAAATTATAGCAGTGGTGCAGACCTACAAATCAAAGGCTTCTGAGGCTAAAGGAAACAATTTCTACCCAAAGATAAAACGTTTCAGATGGAGAATTGATATTACAATATCATCAAGGTATGTAttattcacatttttatttacattatgaattttcttaaaattaaatttgttaagaATTAATTATCTAAAAGTGTTTTAGTCTTTGGTAAGCTTAGCAAGAACGTTTTTCTGCATCATTCATTGAACAAATTTAATATGGCGTTAATTCTTCCTCCACGCAAAACTTTTCTGTTTCAGTCAAGTGGAACTTTAAGTGTAGTTATTAAACTATACGTTAGGTTATAGATTGCTTCATACTATTGTTTTTACACTTAAAATATACTCTCACAAGTTTTTAACGTGAATACGTTGTGTAAATTGgaagttcaaaaaatatatatattagttccAATCAACTGTTTATAATTTcaatatcaatgttatttttgttacagaCTCAATAGATTGAAGAAATGATGTAATTGTAATATACACATATTATTATAGTAGTCATATCACTGTCAGTAATACCTGCAATGGctgaacactattttgaagtgctTGCACTTGGCCAGGCCACATCTACAATCTTAGCTTTCTTCCTCTCTATGCGGAGTTTGGTATGTTCGGCACCGGTAAATGGCACCTTTTTGGAAGTTTCACTAGCTGTTCTTTCTTAAGGTCGTTTCTGGCAATTCCCAATTATAAATTCACCATGTGCCTCGACACTTTAATTATTTTGCACTATTCTTCATAATTTCAGGTCACAGatgttttatttgaaaattgttaaaatgttttaaacattgtttAAATAGTCcactattataattaattatatttgagtCAATTTGGCTCACGCGTGTGTCTAATATCTGCTGTCAAGGTATCTGAGTCACCCAGAAACAGACTTCTGAGAAACTTTCCTATTACTCGCAGGGAcctgtaaatatacaaaaacctGTTTATAATGGGGCGTGCTTAAGCCCTTAGAGGTACAAAATATACATGCACAGCATGAACATGTTAACCCCAGCATAtattttataacgtttcaaaGTCTATCCTATTTTCTTTAAACTCTACTTTCAAACTGTCATTCCGTTTAATATGTATTCAcataaaacaattagttaaaaccTAATTAgaatacagaatttaaatatttggtgcttGGATGAATAAAATTGAGTGCTCTCTCCGTGATCCTTAAATCTTTACTGTAGTCTCGAGatgctttgttttgtttttttattatgagAACAAATAACTAACATCAATGTTGATATTTTGTCAGTGTTCTGGCCCGAGTATTGGAACCAACCTTGCTGTTTGAAGTAACTCTTTGTGATGGGAGGAAGAAAGTATTTGAAGTCAGCATCGCCAAGTTTCATCAGATTAGGTACAGTGTTGCAGCAGCATTGAAAGAAATAGAAAACTTGAAGAAAAAGAAACTCTTGAAAACGTAACAATTAAATTTCTTCATTTTATAAGCATTTCCCATTCCATCACATGTTCTGTAATGTTTTGTGATAATTGCTTTTGACTATTTTTGTACCTAGCAAATTATTTAAGTGCTTATCCATGGTATGTAAAAACAGATTGTTATTTTcttgtgtttattattaattatattcatGTTAAAACATATGAATTGAAGAGCAACTATTAATTATTCATCTATATTGTTACTaatcgcgggttcgtaaaggatagccaaattaaagattttttcacacacagttttatttattgccactatttacataactagctaataatataaaaatgccaattaatcaattgtactttaaaaaatgttgctacctccagtcactcgtttctcacaaccCACACGCCTCGccgggccgcacctctggcgcaactctcgctgcagcacccctcgtggtcctccgtcgcaggactccgttgccgcactccgccgctgccgccgcacttgccttcgccgaggttccgctcgatgcctcgctcggaacttcgttcgggactccgctgcgcccgcgacactatcgcccggaactgaattCGCCGCCCTGGAACTTtcatccagggacttcgccgctctatcgcccggaaaatccgccgcgggaaaactcccgactccactgaactgactCTGAGAccggcgtcctcgtcttatatatcagcccaggcaCCTTCCAGAAATCgcgagtgcggctggggccagtcgcatcTTTCCGCGCCGACCTGACGGccgaaatctctcgaaacacgtgtcggcggctgcgTAACTCCGCAGTTGTCAGATGTATAGCTATCAGCACCacgcggggagtggagggaaggaggggggaaaagtgACAATCCTtctaatcttccaggcgcgcgtggcGCATCTTATGTTGcggcggccgccagccagctctgcacctgcacgtgtcgcggccttgctcaagttcgtaacaatatgttaaagAAATACCACACTCTGACTCACTTGTCACAAATTCTCGGGAGCTATAAGATTTACatacttgaaatttggcacgtatatttcttttactatttataaattggctaagaaagaatttttagtaaaatcagctcccaagggggTTGTGTATGTGTTAGTGTTCTAAATTCACATTGTTGGGAAACTCTCCATTATGGGAAAATCTCCATGGTAACAGCTGTTATATtgtggccaactccccttataCTGGGGTAGTTGCACACGCCCGCCctcaccacgccagtcccgtgtacgcgtcaccactgacatactgatactgagagtgtaaagaaattaagtttaacagacgcgcatcgactggtctaacatttggcaagtgcgcaaaaaaaaatattagcatactaaatttaccgacagtcctggaaactctatcgtgataggtataataatgaattaccaaatataagatgctcaaacttaaatactgtaaaaaggtaaagggacttaaaaggtaaattctaggtatcatttaaattggtataattgaATTCAAGACATGTAGCGACATTGGTATACAGACACTCTTGCACTAGAATTAATTAtaatccaaagtcccaaaaaagtctaTTACGGTGGAGAGGGGGTAGGGGGGGACCGAAACTATGACGTTCTTCAGCCTAGataatccaaccactaaatcccgtcgccgcactctgttttcaaAACACATCTTCTGTAAGTCATACCAGCCGgggaaaaaagtacaaaaatccagttctcacacttacttgttactgaatcatacctctgaagccggtgactgccggggtcgggtgtaaaccccacttACTTTTTGCGCCTCGTGCATCGCACtgcttctgtggcccgtgcactaggcccacaCTATCGCGCtctcgtataccaccacttatgttGCTTCGCCAAACGTGTCATGGCATTACAGTCATATTGCCGTTAATTCttgttcacgtaacgtaacacaactTGCCCATTGCTGGGATGCGATTTCTACTATCCACGAGCAGTTCcacggccggcggtcaaacacacactcccctcgcaaacagctggcagccgcctcaccttctcacgtcagctgacgtcacccccctcctctactaccaccacccctcactccgctagatcatTCTGGTTACTTCTTGTAGGTCCCACTACAGAAtaagagtacttaacgtaaaataaaccacatatactattaaaaagttacaataactaaatattaacatacaccattaaataatataagcacataaatagtgttataaaaaaattaactcatcttaaaataaactttacgcaaaataaaagtaataataaccaagacgactgaggccgccacaagtggcctcaaccaccccgacaaaaaaaaataaaaaaaaaatataggttagTTCCTTGAGCCCTTTAACTATCAGGTCCGCGACACGTAAAGCCACCCAAAGAAACACGTACAAGAGAAGAAAGAAACGCGAAAAGACTAGGAAAGGAAACTAGAAAAAACTCGTTAACAGTAAGTAGACTCGAAAGAACAAAGAAAGGGCAAAAGGCACGACCTACAGCCAAAGTCTCAAAAAAGTTTTACATCACCCAAAAaactaaattgaaatttaaacgaGAAAAATGCTAAATAAATTGATTATTACAGAATAAGAACTTACAGTTTATAAAATCTGGAATTACATTAAAAGCTTTAAAGCTACGATCCTAAAGGGTACTAACTTCCAAAAAATCCATTCGGAAAACAAACCCTTTTAAACAAGTGCTGTAGCAATCCAAAATATCTTATCaaaaatatacgtatataaaatGGCTAATGGAAAAATATAAGTGCAAAAGGCAAAACGTATCCTAAAAATTACCtactaaaaatctaaaattctaaAACACCAAAAAAGGATAACAATAAGTTTATGCCACATAGTTCCTTAACTTATTAAACCAAACATTACAATGTACATCTTTTAGCAATTGAAGACACACAAACTCAATTAACTGCTTTTAGATGGCTAATGTGTGCCTTCTTTACTCTTAAGTTCTCACCTACTTTCGGTAATAAGACCGTCACTGGCCCCAAAAATTTGATTATCCGATAAGGCCCACCAAAGGCAAATTCCAACTTGGCAGTACGGAATTTACTTTTATCACTCAAATGATGTTCACGACACCACACCTCCTCCCCCACCGCGAAAGGATTTGGAGTGCGACCTTGATTATACTGCGAGCAAATTTTCTTCCTAGCCTTTTCTAAATTCATCGCTACATCTGTCCATACCTCTTCCAAACGTCTAGGACTATGAATACTCAAAGTTTCCGGGTGTATTCCCCATACATTTAACAGAGGATGGCTCAAATCTCTCCCTAAAAACACCTCCGCGGGAGTATGCTGGGTGGAGTCGTGTTTATTCAAATTAAAGGCCATGttcaaaaattgcagattttcatccCATCTCCGATGCTCCTTTTGACTAAAAATAGTTAAAGCaatcttaatatttttgtttactctTTCCACCTGATTCGGATTGGGGTAATAAGGGCTCATAGTGAAGTGTTTGATACCCCAACTAAAACACATTTGCTCAAAAACCTGGCTCGTAAAATAGGTAGCATTATCAGTGACTAAACTTTCAGGCGCACCAAACAAACCCCATACTCTCTCAATTAAAGCACTGACTACACGGGCGCTAGAAGTACCacccaaaggtaaaaaaaaaaacaaatcttactAAACCCATCAACCAAGTTCATCAAGTATACATTCCCTTTTAACGACCTGGGTAAAGGCCCAAAGATATCCAGAAAGACACGTTCCCACGGACGTTCAACCCTTTCCACCGCATATTCCCCAATTTTAGTGGTACGTGGCTGTTTTGCGGCCTGACAGATCCGACAACCTCTGACATACTTCTCCACATCTTCCTTCATATCGGGCCAATATAAGGACTCAGAAATCTTCACTAAGGTTTTCTGTATTCCCCCATGTCCTCCTACCACAGAATCATGATAATACCGTAGAACTAAATTTACTACTGATTGGGGCACGAAGGCCCTCCTCTTACCATCTTTCACATAATACAACAAtcccttaaaaaaaacaaaattcttataCCGTGATTCTAATATTCCTTTCTTAATTTTCTTTACTTCCCCATCCTCCTCTTGCCACTTGCGTAAGCCTACAAAACTTTCTGGAAATTGCCCCAATACATTGCAACATTCATCATCTACTACCCCTTCTTCCTCATCCTCATCCCCTTTCTGAATAGGCTCATTCGATTCC from Bacillus rossius redtenbacheri isolate Brsri chromosome 1, Brsri_v3, whole genome shotgun sequence includes these protein-coding regions:
- the LOC134543098 gene encoding COMM domain-containing protein 5-like, translating into MLPKKSSKKEDEDCISRNVYKNLAEVAITYLNEESVPDKALDAVHMQLGSYEKTYKLYLNVHHCVSACVRIPLPLLKLDHVQEAVGDLKVSEDAQKEIIAVVQTYKSKASEAKGNNFYPKIKRFRWRIDITISSSVLARVLEPTLLFEVTLCDGRKKVFEVSIAKFHQIRYSVAAALKEIENLKKKKLLKT